The DNA sequence CGTGAGCAGATGCCCAATGCCATAGTCTTTTGCCGACTGCAGCACCGCCTCAGTATCATCAATCAATAAGGTAGCATCGGGCTTAAACGGAAAATCCTGCTGTAAAGCATGCCAAAGGGCTTGCTCTTCCTTGGGCACGCCGTAATCATGAGTTGACACCAGCGCATCAAAATAGTGTTGAATCTTAGTAACGCGCATTTTCAAGTTCAAACTATCTCGATGTGCATTCGTTAACAGAATCACTTGCTTATTACTGGCCTGTAAGGCTTGTAAAAACTCTTCAACCCAGGGTCTAATGATTATCTTATCGAGCAAATCAAGCTTAAGCTCAGCAATGTTCAGGCCTAATTGCTGCGACCAAAAATCTAAACAGTACCACTCTATTTTACCCCGCTCTGCCTCAAAGCGAGCATGCAGATCTCGGGTGACTGATGCAAGATCAAGCTGATGTTTTGAGGCATAGATTTGCGGCACATACTGCAGCCAAAAATAATTATCAAAATGTAAATCGAGTAAGGTACCGTCCATGTCCAGCAGCACCGTATCGATTGCAGACCATGACAACATTATTCGCCCTTTATCTCATGTTCATGCTGGGCCAGCAGCTGGTCCAGGGTTAATAAATAACCATCATTAAAAAGCCGCATAAACTCATCAACTTCCGGCATGCTGAGCGCTCTTAAACGTGCCTCTGTACTGTGCAAAGCTGATTCAAACTCGCTGTTTTGTGCATTAACTTCTTGCTGACATTTTATATAGGCACTGATGATATCTGCCGCTTTGATAAACGCTGTCGTTTGAGCATCGAGCTGCTCAGAAATTAATAGCGGCTGATACGCTGGGCGCAGATAGTCAGGTAATAATTGCAACAACTCATGCTCTGCCTCACGCTCAATTTGCTTGTAGGCATCACGAATAGTTGCCGAGTGATATTTTACCGGCGTCGGCATATCGCCAGTTATAATCTCAGCCGCATCGTGAAACAGAGCCGCGGCTGCAACATGGTTTGCATCAATCACACCCGCAAACCGATGCTGATGAATCAATGCCAGCGCATGCGCAATTGTCGCCACATGCCAGCTATGCTCCATCACATTTTCTTCATCGATATTGCGCTTTAAACCCCAGCGTTTAATCCACTTTAAACGCCCTAAGTAGGCAAAGAACTTACTGGTTTTCACGTTACTGTGCGAGTAAGGCCCGCTCTTTGGCGACTAAAAAGTCGACCACTTCAAGCATTTTTGCCTGACTGCCAGCAAGACTTGTAGCTACTCGGTATTTACCATTAACCACAAGCTCAGGAGTGCCTTGCAGGCGATAGGCACGCGCGCGTGAGTCAGCCAAGTTGACCTGGGAGTTAACGCCAAAAGAATTGAAGACTTGCTTAAAGCTTGCCTCATCAACACCGTTTTTGGCAAACAGCGACTGTATCGCCTTTTCTGATTTAAGGCGATTTTTGTTCACATTCATAGCTGTAAACATAGCCTCACTCAGCTGATCAAATTTGCCCAAGGCTTTGGCTGCATAGAATGCCTTCGCGTGCAGCTGCATATCTTTATTCCACATGGCTGGCATCGAATGGAAATCAACGTCATCTGCTTGCTGCTTTTTCCATGCCTGAATGACCGGCTCAAAATGAAAACAGTGAATGCAACCAAACCAGAATAATTCGACTACCTCAACTTTGCTTTTATCACGCGTCACAACCGGGCTAGGCAATACTTCATAATGCTTACCCGCGACGAAACTTTCAGCCAAGGATAGCGGTGATACCATCATCAAAAAAATAACGCCACAGAGGAATTTTTTCATATTCAACCCATCATTAGTCATCAAAAAATCCTGCGTATATTATCATTTGTGGCGATAAAGCACAGTGACAAAACAAAAAAACCAAGCTCTCTGGCTTGGTTTTTTTGCTGCGTTTAAGCGCTGAAAAAAATTTAGAAGTTATAAATGTAAGCTATTGCCCAGGTCTGACTAACCCAGCGATCATCTGCCAGAATGCCATCAATATCGTCTAATGGATTTAGATCGGTTTGCTGCTCCAGCAATTTAGACTCTATTTTCATTTTTGGATAATACATATACATAATTTCAACTTGACCAACTGGCAACACTTGGCCAATTGATAAACCGATAGCGCCGTTTAGCTCAGTTTGATTATCAAACTCGAACTCTTCGCTGCCAGAGATATCAATGTCGCGCTGCGCCAAGCCTAAACGAAAACGGCCATAAAGATCATCACCTTTTTGCAACACGGCAAATAGGCCAGCAGTCGAGGTAGTCACTTCCATATACTCACTGAGCCATTTATTTGACTGAGTGGCGCCGTATTGCAGCTCAACTGCAAACCATGAATAAATATTAAAACCGGCAATAAGATTAAAGTACTGATTAGAGGGGTTACTGGTTTCAAAGCTGGCAAATTCACCTAAACCATTATCTGCAACACTGTAGCTAGCCTCTGCGCGATGTTGCAAAGAGCCGATACCTACACCAACATAGGGCGTTAACGGCTCAGCCGCAAACACCTTAGTGTTAATTGCAATTAAAAGAAGGGTCGCCAAGCATTGTAATGCTCGTTTCATGAGAACTCCGAAAATTATTATTGTTGTATGAATTTCACTATCATAACGTCACTGAGTATTAATGCCAATCTTCAGCGGCCTTGCAGGCATAAAAAAAGCGGCTAAAGCCGCTTTTTTTAGATGATTTCAGTGCTTATCGTAAGCCTGACAAGAAGCTTGCCACAGCTTTGATTTCTAAATCAGACATTTTTTCAGCAATATCTCGCATAATTGCCGCATCGCCATCATTACTGCGAGAGCCGTCAACACCTGGCTGATCAGCACCTTGACGGAAGGCCATCAGCTGCTTTTCAAGATATGCAGCATGCTGACCTGCAAGCGCTGGGAAACTAGCACCGGCATTACCGCGGCCAGCAGGACCATGACATCCTGAGCAAGATGCTACACCTTTACGTGCCACCCCAGCCCTGAACACTGACTCACCCAACTTAACCAAGTCAGGATCTGCGGCACCACCACTGATGGTTTGTGCAGCATAAAAAGCACCTACATCTGCCATATCTTGCTCCGACATTGCATCTGCAAGCCCAGTCATCTCAGGAATGGGTCGACCGCCCTCAGATGCTGGTTTCATGGTGTCTTTTAACTGCTTGATAATGTACTTTTCATGCTGGCCGGCTAAGCTTGGGAAACTAGGTGTGGCCGAGTTGCCGTCAGCTCCATGACAGGCCGAACAAACAGCTACTTTTGCTTGACCCGCATCGGCGTCGCCAGCTGAAAACGTAGGCACTGCAGCCGTTGATAAAACCAAACCAAGCATCAATTTTTTCATCATATAACTCTCAAATCTCGTGGTTAACAGCCAATTATTGCGCGGCAGACATGTATTTGATTAAGGCTGTAAATTCAGCATCGGTACAGTCCATACACATGCCTTTAGGTGGCATTGCCTTAATACCCTCTTTGGTATGCTTTAATAATGTATCCATACCCTTAGCTAAACGGGGTTGCCAAGCAGCCACGTCACCTTTTTTAGGCGCACCCGCTGCGCCNGAGGCGTGACAAGCAATGCAGCTTTGATTATAGAGTGTTGCCGCATCACGCGCCTGAGTCTGCCAAGAAACAAAAATTAGCGAACTAAAAAAGATAAACTTCAGATATTTCATTACATTCTCCCATGGCTTTTATACGTCGCGCAGAAAAATTAATACGTCAATACAATCTGAATAATGCGCTATCGAGCATCAACACAACAATATATAATTTGCGACGCGCATTATATAGAAACTAGGCCGCAAGGCAAACCAATAGCCTGCATTTGCAGCCAATAACCTTACAAATTATATGCATAATATTTATCGACAAGCGGAATTTCTTCAGTCTGCAGAAAAGCTCTCCCAATGCCCAGCTGATATCGGCTTTGAGGTTGCTTTTGCCGGTCGCTCTAACGCAGGCAAATCATCTGCAATAAACACCCTCACTGATAATCGAAAACTCGCTCGCACCTCTAAAACACCTGGCCGTACCCAGCTGATCAATCAATTTAGCATTGATGAGCAGCGCAGACTGGTCGATTTACCAGGCTACGGCTATGCCAAGGTACCGGAAGCGATGAAACTTCGCTGGCAAAAGTACCTCACCGAGTATCTAGAGCAACGTCAGTGTTTACGTGGCGTGGTATTAGTCATGGATATTCGCAGACCGCTTCAAGCCTATGACCAAACCATTGTCGACTGGTCGAAAGCGGCTCAGCTGCCCTTGCATATTTTACTCACCAAGGCCGATAAGCTTAAGCCAAACCCGGCCCGCAATGAACTTTTCAAATTGCAGAAATTATTCAAGAACCAGTCACATATCAGCATGCAGCTATTTAGCGCGCTGAAAAAGACCGGGGTAGACGATTTGATAGCACAGCTTGATCATTGGTATGAGTTGCCTGAGGCAAAAGCAGATCAGACTTAATGATCAAAGCAAGCTCAGCGTAAAGGCAAAAGCCTCTAGTGTGCCTGATCCCAATTATCACCCACACCTACGTCGACAATAAGCGGCACCGACAATTTTGCCGCCTGCTGCATAATATCTGCGATATCTTTGCTGGCTTCAGCCACAGCATCCGCCGCAACCTCAAACACCAGCTCGTCATGCACCTGCATCAGCAGTTTCACATCTAATGACGTTGATGATAACCACTTATCGATATCCAACATCGCTTGCTTAATAATATCCGCTGCTGTTCCCTGCATCGGCGCATTGATGGCGGTGCGCTCTGCAGCCTGCTGGAGATTCTTATTGCGCGCATTAATATCGGGTAAATAGAGCCTGCGACCTCGTAAAGTTTCAACATAGCCCTGCTGATGAGCAAGCGCTCTAACTTGGTCCATATAGGTTCGCACCCCAGGGTATCGGGTAAAATAGGCATCAATATAATCCTGCGCCTGATTTCGTCCCACATCTAATTGTTTGGCCAAACCAAACGCCGACATGCCATAAATAAGGCCAAAATTGATTGCCTTAGCACTGCGGCGTTGATCAGTCGTCACGTCCGCAATACGCTGGCCAAACACTTCAGCGGCAGTGGCCCGATGCACATCCTCGCCATGATTGAATGCATCAATCAAGCCAGCATCCTGCGAGAGGTGCGCCATAATACGCA is a window from the Pseudomonadales bacterium genome containing:
- the yrfG gene encoding GMP/IMP nucleotidase, producing the protein MLSWSAIDTVLLDMDGTLLDLHFDNYFWLQYVPQIYASKHQLDLASVTRDLHARFEAERGKIEWYCLDFWSQQLGLNIAELKLDLLDKIIIRPWVEEFLQALQASNKQVILLTNAHRDSLNLKMRVTKIQHYFDALVSTHDYGVPKEEQALWHALQQDFPFKPDATLLIDDTEAVLQSAKDYGIGHLLTLRQPDSQNPARSNLRFAVIDHFDEVLPLV
- the yfbR gene encoding 5'-deoxynucleotidase; the protein is MKTSKFFAYLGRLKWIKRWGLKRNIDEENVMEHSWHVATIAHALALIHQHRFAGVIDANHVAAAALFHDAAEIITGDMPTPVKYHSATIRDAYKQIEREAEHELLQLLPDYLRPAYQPLLISEQLDAQTTAFIKAADIISAYIKCQQEVNAQNSEFESALHSTEARLRALSMPEVDEFMRLFNDGYLLTLDQLLAQHEHEIKGE
- a CDS encoding thiol:disulfide interchange protein DsbA/DsbL; the encoded protein is MKKFLCGVIFLMMVSPLSLAESFVAGKHYEVLPSPVVTRDKSKVEVVELFWFGCIHCFHFEPVIQAWKKQQADDVDFHSMPAMWNKDMQLHAKAFYAAKALGKFDQLSEAMFTAMNVNKNRLKSEKAIQSLFAKNGVDEASFKQVFNSFGVNSQVNLADSRARAYRLQGTPELVVNGKYRVATSLAGSQAKMLEVVDFLVAKERALLAQ
- a CDS encoding cytochrome c4, with product MKKLMLGLVLSTAAVPTFSAGDADAGQAKVAVCSACHGADGNSATPSFPSLAGQHEKYIIKQLKDTMKPASEGGRPIPEMTGLADAMSEQDMADVGAFYAAQTISGGAADPDLVKLGESVFRAGVARKGVASCSGCHGPAGRGNAGASFPALAGQHAAYLEKQLMAFRQGADQPGVDGSRSNDGDAAIMRDIAEKMSDLEIKAVASFLSGLR
- a CDS encoding cytochrome c5 family protein; the encoded protein is MKYLKFIFFSSLIFVSWQTQARDAATLYNQSCIACHASGAAGAPKKGDVAAWQPRLAKGMDTLLKHTKEGIKAMPPKGMCMDCTDAEFTALIKYMSAAQ
- a CDS encoding YihA family ribosome biogenesis GTP-binding protein, giving the protein MHNIYRQAEFLQSAEKLSQCPADIGFEVAFAGRSNAGKSSAINTLTDNRKLARTSKTPGRTQLINQFSIDEQRRLVDLPGYGYAKVPEAMKLRWQKYLTEYLEQRQCLRGVVLVMDIRRPLQAYDQTIVDWSKAAQLPLHILLTKADKLKPNPARNELFKLQKLFKNQSHISMQLFSALKKTGVDDLIAQLDHWYELPEAKADQT
- a CDS encoding DNA polymerase I (has 3'-5' exonuclease, 5'-3' exonuclease and 5'-3'polymerase activities, primarily functions to fill gaps during DNA replication and repair); amino-acid sequence: ADEKLMQLYQQLELPLLKVLTSIEHLGVEIDRDCLFDQSQSLGVAIDQLEQTAHSLAGEAFNLGSPKQLQAILFDKLSLPVIKKTPKGQPSTAEPVLQQLADEYELPAVIMQYRSLSKLKSTYTDALPEQISLHTGRVHTSYHQAVTATGRLSSSDPNLQNIPIRTEQGRKVRQAFVAAPGKQILAADYSQIELRIMAHLSQDAGLIDAFNHGEDVHRATAAEVFGQRIADVTTDQRRSAKAINFGLIYGMSAFGLAKQLDVGRNQAQDYIDAYFTRYPGVRTYMDQVRALAHQQGYVETLRGRRLYLPDINARNKNLQQAAERTAINAPMQGTAADIIKQAMLDIDKWLSSTSLDVKLLMQVHDELVFEVAADAVAEASKDIADIMQQAAKLSVPLIVDVGVGDNWDQAH